From Acidimicrobiales bacterium, the proteins below share one genomic window:
- a CDS encoding amidohydrolase family protein has product MSSDTPLDLAVMGGTVVDGSGLPRRRADVGVKDGRIVEVGFVDAGDAAEVVDAEGLVVAPGIVDAHTHYDPQLTFDPYATSSCFHGVTTVLAGNCGFSIAPTRVDDRPFITQMFARVEGMSPKALEGLPWDFETFPEYLAAREGRLGVNLACYVGHSAVRRFVMGDAAQEREATEDEVAAMVRIVGEAMEAGAAGFSSSHAPTHFDSHDRPVPSRLAGDAELEALVAEAGRHNGGTIAYLPFGSIGGLDDAGEEQLIRLSLLSRMPVIIQGLGARSKVDAPTAGWDSAKRFVDGATERGAAVYSLLMAKPFDRTFTLAGGTSLYQGVLELNRLFTEAETVEERAAMLRDESFRAAIRGSVDHPNKDPDKGPTLPPPHWDNLVVNQVARPENEAFVGRSIREIAAERGVGGERAVEEDVLAEIALADDLATEFVWRTESPEWREGTRLAQLDPHMLLGTSDGGAHLDRDDGAEWTSYFLRYWVREWGAWTLEEGIRQLTQWPAALLGFADRGMVRPHFAADLMVFDPDTISPDRKEFVHDFPNGEGRFTSRPTGVHATIVNGVPIVRDGALVEGAGLPGQVLRPRTAFAR; this is encoded by the coding sequence ATGAGCAGCGACACCCCGCTCGACCTCGCGGTCATGGGCGGCACCGTGGTCGACGGCTCGGGCCTGCCCCGCCGCCGCGCCGACGTGGGCGTCAAGGACGGCCGCATCGTCGAGGTCGGCTTCGTCGATGCCGGAGACGCCGCCGAGGTGGTCGACGCCGAGGGCCTGGTCGTGGCACCGGGCATCGTCGACGCCCACACCCACTACGACCCGCAGCTCACCTTCGACCCGTACGCCACCTCCTCGTGCTTCCACGGGGTCACCACCGTGCTCGCCGGCAACTGCGGGTTCTCCATCGCCCCCACCCGGGTCGACGACCGTCCGTTCATCACCCAGATGTTCGCCCGGGTCGAGGGCATGTCCCCCAAGGCCCTCGAGGGGCTGCCGTGGGACTTCGAGACCTTCCCCGAGTACCTCGCCGCCCGCGAGGGCCGCCTCGGGGTGAACCTGGCCTGCTACGTCGGCCACTCGGCCGTGCGCCGCTTCGTCATGGGCGACGCCGCCCAGGAGCGCGAAGCCACCGAGGACGAGGTCGCGGCCATGGTGCGCATCGTGGGCGAGGCGATGGAGGCCGGCGCCGCCGGTTTCTCGTCGTCGCACGCACCGACGCACTTCGACTCCCACGACCGCCCCGTGCCCAGCCGCCTCGCCGGCGACGCCGAGCTCGAGGCGCTGGTCGCCGAGGCGGGCCGTCACAACGGGGGCACCATCGCCTACCTGCCGTTCGGGTCCATCGGGGGCCTCGACGACGCGGGCGAGGAGCAGCTCATCCGCCTGAGCCTGCTGAGCCGCATGCCGGTGATCATCCAGGGCCTGGGCGCCCGTTCCAAGGTCGACGCCCCCACCGCCGGGTGGGACAGCGCCAAGCGCTTCGTCGACGGCGCCACCGAGCGCGGTGCCGCCGTGTACTCGCTGCTGATGGCCAAGCCCTTCGACCGCACCTTCACCCTGGCCGGCGGCACCAGCCTGTACCAGGGCGTGCTCGAGTTGAACCGCCTGTTCACCGAGGCCGAGACCGTCGAGGAGCGGGCCGCCATGCTCCGCGACGAGTCCTTCCGGGCCGCGATCCGTGGCTCGGTGGACCACCCGAACAAGGACCCCGACAAGGGGCCGACCCTCCCGCCGCCCCACTGGGACAACCTCGTGGTCAACCAGGTGGCCCGGCCCGAGAACGAGGCCTTCGTCGGCCGCTCGATCCGCGAGATCGCCGCCGAGCGGGGGGTCGGGGGGGAGCGCGCCGTGGAGGAGGACGTCCTCGCCGAGATCGCCCTCGCCGACGACCTCGCCACCGAGTTCGTCTGGCGCACCGAGTCGCCGGAGTGGCGTGAGGGCACCCGCCTCGCGCAACTGGACCCGCACATGCTGCTCGGGACGTCCGACGGCGGCGCCCACCTCGATCGCGACGACGGCGCCGAGTGGACCAGCTACTTCCTGCGCTACTGGGTCCGCGAGTGGGGGGCCTGGACCCTCGAGGAGGGCATCCGCCAGCTCACCCAGTGGCCGGCGGCGCTGTTGGGCTTCGCCGACCGCGGCATGGTGCGACCGCACTTCGCCGCCGACCTGATGGTGTTCGACCCGGACACCATCAGCCCGGACCGCAAGGAGTTCGTGCACGACTTCCCCAACGGGGAGGGCCGCTTCACCTCCCGGCCCACGGGCGTGCACGCCACCATCGTCAACGGTGTGCCCATCGTGCGCGACGGGGCGCTGGTCGAGGGCGCCGGCCTTCCGGGCCAGGTGCTGCGGCCCCGCACCGCCTTCGCCCGGTAG
- a CDS encoding AarF/ABC1/UbiB kinase family protein, with protein MGARSSGSYVVHRARRAVAPAHQREHLDQQFQLKTAEAVAEALGNMKGALMKLGQMASYLDQGLPEHVRGALADLRQDAPPMAPELAAGVVERELGAPPEEVFADWDPLPVASASIGQVHHAVTHDGREVAVKVQYPGVDDAIRADLANVDLLFSATGMLFPGLDPKALVEELKARLVEELDYTLEAENQRLFAEYYEGHPFITVPAVVDELSTQRVLTTEWAPGVRFDELATWSPEERNLAAEAIYRFVFGSLYRLKAFNGDPHPGNYLFEPGGRVTFLDFGLVKRFTPDEVKVFHDMIDTMVLHPDVAAFRKVIEDVGLLKAGEPFTDQEVEDYFGHFYEFVLEDQVTTIDEAYASETVRQVFDLTGPHGDIMKAANVPPSFVIIQRINLGLYAVLGELRATANWRRIAEEIWPFVDGAPSTPLGEEEAAWRRRAGR; from the coding sequence GTGGGCGCTCGGTCGTCGGGCTCGTACGTGGTGCACCGGGCCCGCAGGGCGGTGGCGCCCGCTCACCAGCGAGAGCACCTCGACCAGCAGTTCCAGCTGAAGACCGCCGAGGCGGTGGCCGAGGCGCTGGGCAACATGAAGGGCGCCCTGATGAAGCTGGGCCAGATGGCCAGCTACCTCGACCAGGGGCTCCCCGAGCACGTCCGGGGGGCGCTGGCCGACCTCCGCCAGGACGCGCCGCCGATGGCCCCCGAGCTCGCCGCCGGCGTCGTCGAGCGGGAGCTGGGGGCACCCCCCGAGGAGGTCTTCGCGGACTGGGACCCCCTCCCGGTCGCTTCGGCGTCGATCGGGCAGGTGCACCACGCCGTCACCCACGACGGGCGGGAAGTGGCGGTGAAGGTCCAGTACCCGGGGGTGGACGACGCCATCCGGGCCGACCTGGCCAACGTCGACCTGCTCTTCTCGGCGACGGGGATGTTGTTCCCCGGGCTCGACCCGAAGGCCCTCGTGGAGGAGCTGAAGGCGCGCCTGGTGGAGGAGCTCGACTACACCCTCGAGGCCGAGAACCAGCGGCTCTTCGCCGAGTACTACGAGGGGCACCCCTTCATCACGGTGCCGGCGGTGGTGGACGAGCTGTCCACGCAGCGGGTGCTCACCACGGAGTGGGCGCCCGGCGTGCGCTTCGACGAGCTGGCCACGTGGTCCCCGGAGGAGCGCAACCTCGCCGCCGAGGCCATCTACCGGTTCGTGTTCGGCAGCCTCTACCGCCTCAAGGCCTTCAACGGCGACCCGCACCCCGGCAACTACCTGTTCGAGCCCGGCGGTCGGGTCACGTTCCTGGACTTCGGCCTCGTGAAGCGCTTCACCCCGGACGAGGTGAAGGTCTTCCACGACATGATCGACACGATGGTGTTGCACCCCGACGTGGCGGCCTTCCGCAAGGTGATCGAGGACGTCGGACTGCTGAAGGCGGGGGAGCCGTTCACCGACCAGGAGGTGGAGGACTACTTCGGCCACTTCTACGAGTTCGTGCTCGAGGACCAGGTGACGACGATCGACGAGGCCTACGCCTCGGAGACCGTGCGTCAGGTCTTCGACCTCACGGGACCCCACGGTGACATCATGAAGGCGGCCAACGTCCCGCCCAGCTTCGTCATCATCCAGCGCATCAACCTCGGCCTCTACGCGGTGCTCGGCGAGTTGCGGGCCACCGCCAACTGGCGTCGCATCGCCGAGGAGATCTGGCCCTTCGTGGACGGCGCCCCCTCGACCCCGCTCGGCGAGGAGGAGGCGGCGTGGCGGCGCCGCGCCGGCCGGTAG
- a CDS encoding FG-GAP repeat protein, producing MSVLRARAVPLLVVLASLIVTVLGPLAADAQPAPTSTSTSTSTTVAAPEAGGAQHPHEETAPAELGITSTEVGPAEADESASAVPYLGTYEVWCTQSNPSPGICGGHHGYPAIDIGMPVGSTVNASGPGVVQEARRTDSDARGLYVTVRHPDGIYSRYLHLSSVAVNVGQTVERGAVLGRSGNTGSSNSPHLHYDEQRPLGTSKDLGPMIGWVGTEEVRYPGAFGYTSWRSVPFGTDMRNDSFASPVPPTPRQWGGPAVATGDFDGDGFDDLAAGVPGKDTGRATNAGAVVVALGSADGVVTAGSRQLVPGMGGLVGTAESDDRFGAAVTTGDFNGDGFDDLAVGVPGEDTSGGVDAGAVIVIPGSASGLVPSAARQRWSGSGLPGTSRGGDQMGASLTSGDFDGDRYDDLAVGAPGDDTGATDAGVVAVVRGSATGLTNAGAQELVAGRDGLAGRSQGGDLLGAAVVAGDLDGHGHDDLAIGVPGQDIGQATNAGEVLVVGGSATGLDRAASRLVRAGKAGIAGRSERDDVLGTALAIGDLDGAGVADLVIGVPGEDAGAVNDGALLVVPGSETGLAAAESRQFWSGSRGSAGAPRANDLLGASVAVGDVDGDGRAEILAGIPGKDVGSVRDAGSVLVVGTTPSVLSSGLPEIAGAAKPAARLGRSVATGDVNGDGVADLVATAPTERALGAAATGVITVVPGSATAPVGRSGLTEGGSVRLVRGAGGLAGVAKVDDHFGGLLPPYLF from the coding sequence GTGTCTGTGCTTCGCGCCCGGGCGGTGCCGCTCCTCGTCGTCCTCGCCTCACTGATCGTGACGGTGCTCGGGCCCCTCGCCGCCGACGCCCAGCCCGCACCCACCAGCACCTCGACGAGCACTTCGACCACGGTGGCGGCTCCGGAGGCCGGCGGCGCCCAGCACCCCCACGAGGAGACCGCGCCGGCCGAGTTGGGCATCACCAGCACCGAGGTGGGCCCCGCCGAGGCGGACGAGTCGGCATCGGCGGTCCCCTATCTCGGCACCTATGAGGTGTGGTGCACCCAGTCGAACCCCTCGCCGGGGATCTGCGGCGGCCACCACGGCTACCCGGCCATCGACATCGGCATGCCCGTGGGCTCCACCGTCAACGCCAGCGGCCCGGGTGTCGTCCAGGAGGCCCGGCGAACCGACAGCGACGCCCGCGGCCTCTACGTCACCGTGCGCCACCCGGACGGCATCTACTCCCGCTACCTCCACCTGTCGTCGGTCGCGGTGAACGTGGGCCAGACCGTCGAACGCGGCGCCGTCCTGGGCCGCTCGGGCAACACGGGCTCGTCCAACTCACCGCACCTGCACTACGACGAGCAGCGTCCTCTCGGCACCTCCAAGGACCTCGGCCCGATGATCGGCTGGGTGGGCACCGAGGAGGTCCGCTACCCCGGCGCCTTCGGGTACACGAGCTGGCGCTCGGTCCCGTTCGGGACGGACATGCGCAATGACAGCTTCGCGTCACCCGTGCCCCCCACCCCGCGCCAGTGGGGCGGGCCCGCGGTGGCCACGGGCGACTTCGACGGCGACGGCTTCGACGACCTCGCCGCCGGCGTGCCCGGCAAGGACACCGGACGCGCCACGAACGCCGGTGCGGTCGTCGTGGCCCTCGGCTCGGCCGACGGTGTGGTCACGGCAGGGAGCCGCCAGCTGGTCCCCGGAATGGGCGGTCTCGTGGGCACCGCCGAGTCGGACGACCGCTTCGGTGCCGCCGTGACGACGGGCGACTTCAACGGTGACGGCTTCGACGATCTCGCCGTCGGCGTGCCGGGCGAGGACACGAGCGGCGGCGTCGACGCCGGCGCGGTCATCGTGATCCCCGGGAGCGCGTCCGGGCTGGTGCCGTCGGCCGCGCGGCAGCGATGGAGCGGCAGCGGCCTCCCCGGCACCTCTCGGGGCGGCGACCAGATGGGGGCTTCGCTGACCAGCGGCGACTTCGACGGCGACCGCTACGACGACCTCGCCGTCGGCGCCCCGGGAGACGACACCGGCGCCACCGATGCGGGTGTCGTCGCCGTCGTCCGCGGCTCGGCCACCGGGCTCACCAACGCGGGCGCGCAGGAGCTCGTGGCCGGCCGTGACGGCTTGGCCGGCCGCAGCCAGGGCGGCGACCTCCTCGGCGCCGCGGTCGTCGCCGGCGACCTCGACGGGCACGGCCACGACGACCTCGCCATCGGCGTGCCGGGCCAGGACATCGGCCAGGCCACGAACGCCGGCGAGGTCCTCGTGGTGGGCGGGTCCGCCACGGGCCTCGACCGCGCCGCCAGCCGCCTGGTGCGCGCGGGCAAGGCCGGAATCGCCGGCCGCTCCGAGCGCGACGACGTCCTCGGCACCGCGCTCGCCATCGGCGACCTCGACGGAGCCGGCGTCGCCGACCTCGTGATCGGTGTCCCCGGCGAGGATGCCGGGGCCGTGAACGACGGCGCCCTCCTCGTGGTGCCCGGCTCCGAGACGGGGCTGGCCGCGGCGGAGTCCCGTCAGTTCTGGTCCGGGAGCCGCGGGAGCGCCGGCGCTCCGCGCGCCAACGACCTCTTGGGCGCCTCGGTCGCCGTCGGCGACGTCGACGGGGACGGCCGGGCCGAGATCCTCGCGGGCATCCCCGGCAAGGACGTGGGCTCGGTGCGCGATGCCGGATCGGTGCTGGTGGTCGGCACCACGCCCAGCGTGCTCAGCTCGGGCCTGCCCGAGATCGCCGGCGCGGCCAAGCCCGCGGCGCGCCTCGGTCGGTCCGTTGCCACCGGGGACGTCAACGGCGACGGCGTCGCCGACCTGGTGGCCACCGCCCCGACCGAGCGTGCCTTGGGCGCCGCGGCCACCGGGGTCATCACGGTCGTCCCCGGGTCCGCCACCGCGCCGGTCGGGCGCTCCGGCCTCACCGAAGGGGGCAGCGTCCGCCTGGTCCGGGGCGCTGGTGGCCTGGCCGGCGTGGCCAAGGTCGACGACCACTTCGGCGGCCTGCTGCCCCCCTACCTGTTCTGA
- a CDS encoding acyl-CoA synthetase yields the protein MTSHAPPRHFNLADIWECAAGVVPHREALVVVGGPNGRRLTYGELEARANRLAHALVERGVGPGDHVGCYLRNGSEYVEAFLAAFKIRAVPINVNYRYVADELAYLFDDADLVAVVHHAEFADRVAEVAPGLPGLRTYLSVADGTEGVDAALAAVGAEDYEAVLDASSPEGGFPERSGDDHYVLYTGGTTGMPKGVVWRQEDAFFACIGGGDPTRYEGTVERPEELLARVQDTDTPFTFLPVAPLMHAAAQWTSMSWLYAGGKVILMPGSLDPDAIWRAVGDEGVNLLVVVGDAVARPLLDAWEAGGGADTYDTSSLMAIGSGGAPLTPALRRRLAATFPNCVINDGFGSSETGAQGARQGLSADDPDDGPPKFNPLDDNTLVLDDELRPVEPGSGVTGRVALRGHIPLGYHKDPEKTAQTFVEAGGHRWVVTGDMARVEADGTIVLLGRGSVCINTGGEKVYPEEVEAVLKAHDDVYDAVVVGVEDERWGQTVAAVVQAAPGAAPDTETLVQHCKAHLAGYKVPRAVTLVDEVVRSPVGKADYRWAKAVAGGA from the coding sequence GTGACCAGTCATGCGCCGCCCCGGCACTTCAACCTGGCCGACATCTGGGAGTGCGCCGCCGGCGTCGTGCCCCATCGCGAGGCCCTCGTCGTGGTCGGCGGTCCGAACGGCCGGCGCCTCACCTACGGCGAGCTCGAGGCCCGGGCCAACCGGCTCGCCCACGCGCTCGTCGAGCGGGGCGTCGGGCCCGGCGACCACGTGGGCTGCTATCTACGCAACGGCTCGGAGTACGTCGAGGCCTTCCTCGCCGCCTTCAAGATCCGGGCCGTCCCCATCAACGTGAACTACCGCTACGTCGCCGACGAGCTGGCCTACCTCTTCGACGACGCCGACCTGGTCGCCGTCGTGCACCACGCCGAATTCGCCGACCGGGTGGCCGAGGTGGCACCGGGCCTGCCCGGCCTGCGGACCTACCTGTCGGTGGCCGACGGCACCGAGGGCGTGGACGCGGCGCTCGCCGCAGTGGGCGCCGAGGACTACGAGGCGGTGCTGGACGCGTCGTCGCCGGAGGGCGGCTTCCCCGAGCGCAGCGGCGACGACCACTACGTGCTCTACACGGGCGGCACCACGGGGATGCCCAAGGGCGTGGTCTGGCGTCAGGAGGACGCGTTCTTCGCCTGCATCGGCGGCGGCGACCCCACCCGCTACGAGGGCACCGTCGAGCGCCCCGAGGAGTTGTTGGCCCGGGTACAGGACACCGACACCCCCTTCACCTTCCTCCCGGTGGCGCCGCTGATGCACGCGGCGGCGCAGTGGACGTCGATGTCGTGGCTCTACGCCGGCGGCAAGGTCATCCTGATGCCCGGCTCGCTCGACCCGGACGCCATCTGGCGCGCCGTGGGCGACGAGGGCGTCAACCTCCTGGTGGTGGTGGGCGACGCCGTGGCCCGTCCCCTCCTCGACGCGTGGGAGGCCGGCGGGGGCGCCGACACCTACGACACCTCGTCCCTCATGGCCATCGGCTCGGGTGGCGCTCCGCTCACGCCGGCACTGCGCCGCCGCCTCGCCGCGACCTTCCCCAACTGCGTCATCAACGACGGCTTCGGCTCGTCCGAGACCGGTGCACAGGGGGCCCGGCAGGGCCTCAGCGCCGACGACCCCGACGACGGCCCGCCCAAGTTCAACCCGCTCGATGACAACACCCTGGTGCTCGACGACGAGCTGCGACCGGTCGAGCCGGGCTCAGGGGTCACCGGCCGGGTGGCGCTGCGCGGCCACATCCCCCTCGGCTACCACAAGGACCCCGAGAAGACCGCCCAGACCTTCGTCGAGGCCGGCGGCCACCGCTGGGTGGTGACCGGGGACATGGCCCGGGTCGAGGCCGACGGCACCATCGTCCTGCTGGGCCGTGGATCGGTGTGCATCAACACCGGCGGGGAGAAGGTGTACCCCGAGGAGGTCGAGGCGGTGCTCAAGGCGCACGACGACGTCTACGACGCGGTGGTGGTGGGCGTCGAGGACGAGCGCTGGGGTCAGACCGTGGCCGCGGTCGTACAGGCGGCGCCGGGGGCGGCGCCCGACACCGAGACCCTCGTGCAGCACTGCAAGGCCCACCTGGCCGGCTACAAGGTGCCCCGGGCCGTCACCCTGGTCGACGAGGTCGTGCGTTCGCCCGTGGGAAAGGCCGACTACCGCTGGGCCAAGGCGGTGGCCGGCGGCGCCTGA
- a CDS encoding aldehyde dehydrogenase family protein → MTTSSGTRGLLIGGSWVEGSGGGYEVVNPATEQVVGVAPEATAEDARAAATAAADAFPAWSRTAPEERAALLDKVGDLLEARIADLVPLVQAETGATLAVTNSLQIPQAITRFRRYAKGALEPTRIALPPGQQAATPLAPGGLISAVAVRQPVGVVAAITSYNFPLTNMAGKICPALAMGNTVVVKPAPQDPLAVIELMAIMEEAGFPPGVVNLVNSSTPVAAEALVAAPEVDMISFTGSTAVGRHIGSVAGGEMKRLLLELGGKGASIIFDDADLDAAVSGTGSTWAFHSGQICTAPTRVLAQRGVYDQVVERLGAFAGYLKVGDPLDADTIVGPLITEVHRDRVRGFIESGTAAGATLVAGGEAAVPDTGWYVAPTLLADATVDMAVTQEEAFGPVVVVVPFDDEDEAVALANATAFGLYDYVWSGDANRAFNVAGQLRSGNVGINTLQRNHEAPFGGFKQSGVGRDGGSFGLHAYSELQSVVWSS, encoded by the coding sequence ATGACGACCTCCTCCGGCACGCGCGGCCTGCTCATCGGTGGCTCCTGGGTCGAGGGCTCAGGGGGCGGCTACGAGGTGGTGAACCCGGCCACCGAGCAGGTGGTGGGTGTGGCCCCCGAGGCCACCGCCGAGGACGCCCGGGCGGCCGCAACCGCGGCGGCGGACGCCTTCCCGGCCTGGTCGCGCACGGCGCCCGAGGAGCGGGCCGCCCTGCTCGACAAGGTGGGCGATCTCCTCGAAGCCCGCATTGCCGACCTCGTGCCCCTGGTCCAGGCCGAGACCGGCGCCACCCTCGCGGTCACCAATTCCCTCCAGATCCCCCAGGCCATCACCCGCTTCCGCCGGTACGCCAAGGGGGCGCTCGAGCCCACCCGCATCGCCCTCCCACCGGGCCAGCAGGCGGCGACGCCGCTCGCGCCCGGCGGCCTCATCAGTGCCGTGGCGGTGCGCCAACCGGTCGGTGTGGTGGCCGCGATCACCTCCTACAACTTCCCCCTGACCAACATGGCGGGCAAGATCTGCCCGGCGCTGGCTATGGGCAACACCGTGGTGGTGAAGCCCGCCCCCCAGGACCCACTCGCCGTGATCGAGCTGATGGCCATCATGGAGGAGGCGGGCTTTCCGCCTGGTGTGGTCAACCTCGTGAACTCGTCGACCCCCGTGGCCGCGGAGGCGCTCGTGGCCGCTCCCGAGGTCGACATGATCAGCTTCACCGGCAGCACCGCGGTGGGCCGCCACATCGGCTCGGTGGCCGGCGGGGAGATGAAGCGCCTGCTGCTCGAGCTCGGCGGCAAGGGTGCCAGCATCATCTTCGACGACGCCGACCTCGACGCCGCGGTGTCCGGCACGGGCAGCACCTGGGCCTTCCACTCGGGTCAGATCTGCACGGCGCCGACGCGGGTGCTCGCCCAGCGGGGCGTCTACGACCAGGTGGTCGAGCGCCTCGGCGCCTTCGCCGGCTACCTGAAGGTGGGTGACCCGCTCGATGCGGACACCATCGTGGGCCCGCTGATCACCGAGGTGCACCGCGACCGGGTGCGGGGCTTCATCGAGTCCGGCACCGCGGCCGGCGCCACGCTGGTGGCCGGCGGCGAGGCCGCCGTGCCCGACACCGGCTGGTACGTCGCCCCCACGCTGCTGGCCGACGCCACCGTCGACATGGCCGTCACCCAGGAGGAGGCCTTCGGGCCTGTCGTGGTGGTGGTGCCCTTCGACGACGAGGACGAGGCCGTGGCCCTCGCCAACGCCACGGCCTTCGGGCTCTACGACTACGTGTGGAGCGGGGACGCCAACCGGGCCTTCAACGTCGCCGGGCAGCTGCGCAGCGGCAACGTGGGCATCAACACGCTCCAGCGCAACCACGAGGCACCCTTCGGTGGCTTCAAGCAGAGCGGGGTCGGCCGTGACGGGGGCTCGTTCGGCCTGCACGCCTACAGCGAGCTCCAGTCCGTGGTGTGGTCGTCATGA
- a CDS encoding nuclear transport factor 2 family protein yields the protein MGTNAEQIVLWVTSWPELGLPPAAADFFTADAIYENVPVQGSEVLGPLAIGETLVSFRSLFDHIEVEVTAVAEQGDLVMVERIERYVLLDGVTLEMDVIGAFELRDGLICAWRDYWEVAPTPILAPEPLAA from the coding sequence ATGGGGACCAACGCCGAGCAGATCGTGTTGTGGGTGACCTCGTGGCCCGAGCTGGGGCTCCCCCCGGCAGCCGCTGACTTCTTCACCGCCGACGCCATCTACGAGAACGTCCCCGTACAGGGTTCCGAGGTGCTCGGCCCGCTCGCCATCGGCGAGACCCTCGTCAGCTTCCGCTCCCTCTTCGACCACATCGAGGTCGAGGTGACCGCGGTGGCCGAGCAAGGCGACCTGGTCATGGTGGAGCGCATCGAGCGCTACGTGCTGCTCGACGGCGTGACCCTGGAGATGGACGTGATCGGCGCCTTCGAGCTGCGGGACGGGCTCATCTGCGCCTGGCGGGACTACTGGGAGGTCGCCCCGACCCCCATCCTCGCCCCCGAGCCGCTCGCCGCCTGA
- a CDS encoding AMP-binding protein, producing MLEGRTLWELIERRAAETPDAEMAVDEDGRRLTFAGYAADVETAAAGLAAMGLAEGDVVSWQLPTWIESLVLVGALARLGITQNPILPIYRKREVGFVARQAGTKLLVVPSTWKGFDFEAMAREIAGEVDGLEVLVCDRTLPAGDPATLPPAPPTPDDPDDLPVRWLFYTSGTTADPKGARHTDATIAAIARGMGERYEVTEADRGAMVFPFTHIGGITWLLTGLMFGSASILVEAFDPSTTIGVLGQEGVTLAGAGTPFHMAYLAAQRANPDTPLFPDVRALPGGGAPKPKGLHDDVKAEMGGVGILSGYGLTEAPILTLVAVGDPDQKKSDTEGRPMPGVDLRIVTLDGRIAGPNEEGEIRAKAPQLMKGYLDAALDEDAFDEDGYFRTGDLGEQDEDGYVTITGRLKDIIIRKGENISAKEVEDLLFTHPKVADVAVIGLPDAASGERACAVVVLNDVGEPLTSDEMRDHLTGEGLMIQKVPEQLEIVDALPRNPTGKVVKHELRATYAD from the coding sequence ATGCTCGAAGGACGGACCCTCTGGGAGCTCATCGAGCGGCGGGCGGCCGAGACGCCCGACGCGGAGATGGCCGTCGACGAGGACGGCCGGCGCCTCACGTTCGCCGGGTACGCCGCCGACGTCGAGACGGCCGCGGCGGGTCTCGCCGCCATGGGCCTGGCCGAGGGCGACGTGGTGTCGTGGCAGCTGCCGACCTGGATCGAGTCGCTCGTGCTGGTCGGCGCGCTGGCCCGCCTCGGGATCACCCAGAACCCGATCCTGCCCATCTACCGCAAGCGCGAGGTCGGCTTCGTCGCCCGCCAGGCGGGCACCAAGCTGCTGGTGGTGCCCTCGACGTGGAAGGGCTTCGACTTCGAGGCCATGGCCCGCGAGATCGCCGGCGAGGTCGACGGCCTCGAAGTGCTGGTGTGCGACCGCACCCTGCCCGCGGGCGACCCCGCCACCCTCCCGCCGGCGCCGCCCACCCCGGACGACCCCGACGACCTCCCGGTGCGCTGGCTCTTCTACACCTCGGGCACCACGGCCGACCCCAAGGGCGCCCGCCACACCGACGCCACCATCGCCGCCATCGCCCGGGGCATGGGCGAGCGGTACGAGGTGACCGAGGCGGACCGGGGCGCCATGGTGTTCCCCTTCACCCACATCGGGGGCATCACCTGGCTGCTCACGGGCCTGATGTTCGGCAGCGCCAGCATCCTGGTCGAGGCCTTCGATCCGTCGACCACCATCGGCGTCCTCGGGCAGGAGGGGGTGACCCTCGCCGGCGCGGGCACCCCGTTCCACATGGCCTACCTCGCCGCCCAGCGGGCCAACCCCGACACGCCGCTGTTCCCGGACGTCCGAGCGCTGCCCGGTGGCGGCGCCCCCAAGCCCAAGGGCCTCCACGACGACGTGAAGGCCGAGATGGGCGGGGTCGGCATCCTGTCGGGCTACGGGCTCACCGAGGCCCCCATCCTCACCCTCGTGGCGGTCGGCGACCCCGACCAGAAGAAGTCCGACACCGAAGGGCGGCCCATGCCCGGCGTCGACCTGCGCATCGTCACCCTCGACGGGCGCATCGCCGGCCCGAACGAGGAGGGCGAGATCCGGGCTAAGGCGCCGCAGCTGATGAAGGGCTACCTCGACGCCGCTCTGGACGAGGACGCCTTCGACGAGGACGGCTACTTCCGCACGGGGGACCTCGGCGAGCAGGACGAGGACGGCTACGTCACCATCACCGGACGCCTCAAGGACATCATCATCCGAAAGGGCGAGAACATCTCGGCCAAGGAGGTGGAGGACCTGCTCTTCACCCATCCGAAGGTGGCCGACGTCGCGGTGATCGGCCTGCCCGACGCGGCCTCAGGTGAGCGGGCCTGCGCGGTCGTGGTGCTCAACGACGTCGGCGAGCCGCTCACCTCCGACGAGATGCGCGACCACCTCACGGGCGAGGGCCTGATGATCCAAAAGGTGCCCGAGCAGCTCGAGATCGTCGACGCCCTGCCCCGCAACCCGACGGGCAAGGTGGTCAAGCACGAGCTCCGCGCCACCTACGCCGACTGA